In one Watersipora subatra chromosome 6, tzWatSuba1.1, whole genome shotgun sequence genomic region, the following are encoded:
- the LOC137398365 gene encoding uncharacterized protein: MTCVDSLIDKDMYIEPDTLDIRDERPATDLMRASMKFHLSYPNFILLIITIFSTPVAMDELYDIIRDVSQDLLTNHTSFETADARFLWYRKDFYIQNRKVSTCNAAPSPRVYQDCQDAFDNGKRNSGAAYTLYTDPESAHVLAVCQFDDQSGWTLIQRRLDGTIDFNRGWDEYARGFGNIPGEYRIGLENIHHLTKKNQKLSIFLEDHEGQSRTANYSLFQIDNEESNYQLLVSGYSRDAEDSLFYHHELGFSTFDYDNDGSPGSCALTYQGDHNKIIHSTIDLPNLRQSGWPSNVACLSMLAGPSMLTTISMLTGLLMLASRSMMQGFCGTEKSSTCNAAPSPRVYQDCQDVFDNGERNSGAAYTLHTDPDSAPVLAVCQFDDQSGWTLIQRRLDGTIDFNRGWDEYARGFGNIQGEYWIGLKNIHHLTKKNQKLSIFLEDHEGQSRTANYSLFQIENKESNYQLLFIFAGLYTLQNTNKNT; this comes from the exons AtgacttgtgttgactcacTCATCGATAAAGACATGTACATCGAACCTGACACCCTTGACATAAGGGATGAGAGACCTGCTACCGACCTTATG CGAGCCAGCATGAAGTTTCATTTATCTTATCCTAACTTTATTCTACTGATCATCACAATATTCAGTACTCCAGTGGCAATGGATGAACTCTATGATATCATCAGAGATGTTTCTCAAGATCTGCTCACCAACCACACTAGTTTTGAGACAGCAG ATGCAAGGTTTCTGTGGTACAGAAAAGACTTCTACATACAGAACAGAAAAGTTTCTACATGTAATGCAGCTCCATCGCCAAGAGTCTATCAAG ACTGCCAAGACGCATTTGATAACGGAAAAAGAAACAGTGGAGCTGCGTATACCCTGTATACTGACCCTGAGTCTGCACATGTGTTAGCTGTCTGCCAGTTTGATGATCAATCTGGTTGGACTTTAATACAGAGAAGATTAGATGGGACCATTGATTTCAACAGAGGATGGGATGAATATGCTCGTGGCTTTGGCAATATACCAGGAGAGTACCGGATAG GCCTGGAAAATATTCACCACTTGACAAAGAAAAACCAGAAACTGAGTATATTTCTTGAAGACCATGAAGGTCAGTCTAGAACAGCCAACTATTCTTTATTCCAGATAGACAACGAAGAGAGCAACTACCAACTTTTG GTAAGTGGCTACAGTAGAGACGCGGAAGACTCTCTCTTTTATCATCATGAACTAGGATTCTCTACCTTTGACTATGACAATGATGGTAGCCCAGGAAGCTGCGCTCTTACTTACCAAGGTGATCATAACAAAATCATACa CTCTACAATAGATCTACCCAACTTGAGGCAATCAGGCTGGCCTTCCAACGTAGCTTGCCTCTCTATGCTGGCTGGTCCCTCCATGCTGACTACCATTTCCATGCTGACTGGCCTCTTAATGCTAGCTAGCCGTTCCATG ATGCAAGGTTTCTGTGGTACAGAAAAGAGTTCTACGTGCAATGCAGCTCCATCGCCAAGAGTCTATCAAG actgccaagatgtttttgATAACGGAGAAAGAAACAGTGGAGCTGCGTATACCCTTCATACTGACCCTGATTCTGCACCTGTGTTAGCTGTCTGCCAGTTTGATGATCAATCTGGTTGGACTTTAATACAAAGAAGATTAGATGGTACCATTGATTTCAACAGAGGATGGGATGAATATGCTCGTGGCTTTGGCAATATACAAGGAGAATACTGGATAG gCCTGAAAAATATTCACCACTTAACAAAGAAGAACCAGAAACTGAGTATATTTCTTGAAGATCATGAAGGTCAGTCAAGAACAGCCAACTATTCTTTATTCCAGATAGAAAACAAAGAGAGCAACTACCAACTTTTG TTTATATTCGCAGGCCTCTACACTCTTCAAAACACAAACAAGAAcacttga